In Solenopsis invicta isolate M01_SB chromosome 13, UNIL_Sinv_3.0, whole genome shotgun sequence, one DNA window encodes the following:
- the LOC120359309 gene encoding uncharacterized protein LOC120359309: protein MANADSPGGSSARQQQRRRWSVGRSSTPRNHFSLHSSEAFYASTEPLSGGRGGRALHNASSGGGGGPDPDSNSVLDSYAPETGGRQQYRAAAARRTSQDSSDRRASVARSETTYYTVPRGPAVSRKEILRRRCVKDDVETTTLHSTPEKDQVEKRPRTLPSTGRRARQDTEQRSASSLLKRVSRQDILQRRATIEASSQLKDVARTSSGFPNSGRSAKESRDLSRPSTLPKVVHASKMSRLEEHSSSSRTREAAGREAPIYGKIRRRKMSLPTGAATLRDSTVTPSSTLTRFSRAKANGERADATTKVIRHLRDPFPDPPDRSRSGTDNVTRDDIYVKVARKSSRQAPREERLEPVDRTMSRRRIISNASETDSLERRMHQDRDQDVVRVKHDAILVSKTDIDRLRNFKTGRNDLEDAKTSYCADSTWSRRKNSKTDSWSRDKCPHRDSTWTSSERQERCRPKSQSELLTNAQLGDSKTGIRSTTLPSYVKIGRKTSTGNLPARNVDEQRRVSTSGVLTKQSKERSNYVRKTATCVPTHVRALSDANSARSNSPDMPSSIFGFCTGKRRMQVARRSQSWNWKTVRNYLWIDSKKYTI from the coding sequence ATGGCCAACGCGGATTCGCCGGGCGGCTCGAGCGCCAGGCAGCAGCAACGGCGACGCTGGTCCGTGGGTCGATCGTCGACCCCGAGGAATCACTTTTCGCTACACTCTTCGGAAGCTTTCTACGCGAGCACGGAACCGTTATCCGGCGGCCGCGGCGGACGAGCGTTGCATAATGcgagcagcggcggcggcggtggcccAGACCCAGATTCGAATTCCGTCCTGGATTCCTACGCGCCGGAAACGGGTGGCAGGCAGCAGTACCGGGCAGCTGCCGCCCGGCGGACGTCCCAGGACTCGAGTGACCGACGTGCGAGCGTCGCGAGGAGCGAGACGACGTACTATACGGTGCCGCGCGGCCCGGCGGTCTCCAGAAAGGAGATCCTGCGACGGAGGTGTGTCAAGGACGACGTCGAGACGACGACGCTCCATTCCACGCCGGAGAAGGATCAGGTCGAGAAGAGACCGAGAACGTTGCCGTCGACCGGTAGGAGAGCTCGTCAGGACACCGAGCAGCGGAGCGCTTCCTCGCTCTTGAAGAGAGTCTCCAGGCAGGACATCCTGCAGCGTCGCGCGACCATAGAGGCGAGCTCGCAATTGAAAGATGTCGCGAGAACGTCCTCGGGTTTCCCAAATTCCGGTCGCTCGGCTAAAGAGAGTCGCGATCTCTCGCGGCCGTCGACCTTGCCGAAGGTCGTGCACGCCTCGAAAATGTCTCGGCTGGAGGAGCACTCCTCCTCTTCGAGGACGAGGGAGGCCGCTGGGAGGGAAGCGCCCATTTATGGAAAAATTCGGCGGCGGAAAATGTCGCTGCCGACTGGCGCCGCGACTCTCCGGGACTCCACCGTGACTCCTTCGAGCACATTGACGAGATTCTCCAGGGCAAAGGCGAATGGAGAGCGCGCGGACGCTACGACGAAAGTCATCAGGCACCTGCGAGATCCCTTTCCCGACCCACCCGATCGGTCCAGATCTGGCACGGACAACGTCACTCGTGACGACATTTATGTCAAGGTCGCGCGCAAATCCTCCAGGCAAGCTCCTCGCGAGGAGAGACTGGAGCCGGTCGACCGGACGATGTCTAGGCGCAGAATAATCAGCAACGCGAGCGAAACGGATTCCTTGGAGCGAAGGATGCACCAGGATCGAGATCAGGACGTGGTCAGGGTCAAGCACGACGCAATACTGGTCTCCAAAACGGACATCGACCGGCTGCGTAATTTTAAAACGGGGAGAAACGATCTCGAAGACGCGAAGACGTCTTACTGCGCGGACTCCACCTGGTCTAGGCGGAAGAATTCGAAAACGGACTCTTGGTCCCGCGATAAGTGTCCTCACAGAGATTCCACGTGGACCTCCAGCGAGAGGCAAGAGAGATGCCGACCGAAGTCGCAGAGCGAATTGTTAACGAACGCGCAATTGGGGGACTCGAAGACGGGAATAAGATCGACGACGTTGCCGAGCTACGTGAAGATCGGACGGAAGACGTCGACGGGGAATCTGCCGGCGCGGAACGTGGACGAGCAGAGAAGAGTCTCGACGAGCGGAGTGTTGACGAAGCAGAGCAAAGAGAGGTCGAATTACGTGAGGAAGACGGCGACGTGTGTCCCGACACACGTCAGAGCGCTTAGCGACGCGAACAGCGCACGTTCTAACTCTCCGGACATGCCGTCGTCGATATTCGGTTTCTGTACCGGAAAGAGAAGGATGCAGGTGGCTCGTAGATCCCAGTCGTGGAACTGGAAAACGGTTCGAAATTACCTGTGGATCGATtcgaaaaaatatacaatatag